DNA from Rhodothermales bacterium:
CGTGATCGTCGAGTGGGTCCGGCCGTTTTCGACGTGTTTGGCTACCCGGTAGTGTACGTCGCCCATGGCGGCGATCTGGGCGAGGTGGGTGATGGCGATAATCTGGTGGTACTGCCCGAGGTCGCGCATGCTCTCGCCCACTTTGTTGGCGATCGTGCCCGAGATGCCGGCGTCGATCTCGTCGAACACGAGAATCGGAAGCCGCTCGCTCTTCGCGAGGATCGTCTTGAGCCCGAGCATGATGCGGCTGATTTCGCCGCCGGAGGCGACCCGCGCCAGGGGTTTGAGGGACTCGCCGGGGTTGGTGGAGATGAAGAACTCGACCTGGTCCATGCCATTCGGGTAGGCTTGTACGCGCTGCCCGGCCTCGTCCGTAATCCAGCCGGCGGAGGAGGGGGCCTGCGTGAAACGGACTTCGAATCGGCTGTGCGGCATCCCCAGCCGGCCCAACTCGGCCACGATCGCTTTCACGACCCGATCCCCCCCTTCGCGTCGTTTCCGCGACAGCCGGCGGGCCGTATCCGACAGCTGTGCCTGGCGCTCCGCGATCTTCTCCTTCAACACGCCTATGGCGCCCTCGAAGTTGACGGCCAGCTCGTAGCGGGCGCCTATATCTTTACGATGCGCCAGCACGGATTCGAGGGTGCCGCCGTAGCGCCGCTTGAGGGTTTCGATGTCGCCCAGACGCGAACGGATGAAGGCCAGACGCTCGGGGTTGAACTCGATCCGCGCGTTGTAGTCCTGCAGGAAATGCGCCAGCTCGGCCACCACGATCTGGGCGCTTTCGGCCTCTCGAGCGGATTCTTCGAGGCCGGCGTCGATCCGCGCGAGGTCCTGCAACTCGTTACGGACCCGCACCAGATGGTCGTTGACGGCGTTGTCGGACTCGTACAGCAGGTCGTACAATTGGATGGTCGCCTCGTACAGGCGCTCGGCGTTGGCCAGGATGCGCTCTTCGCCTTCGAGCGCATCTTCCTCCCCCTCCTCGGGCCCGATGGCGTCGATCTCTTCGATCTGGAATTCGTACAGTTCTTTCTGCTGGCGGAGGTCGCGCTCCTGGGCGACGAGGGTGTCCAGCTCGCGCACGAGGGTGGCGGTATCCCCGTGCTGGGCCTGGTAGCGGGCGAGGAGGTCTCCCAGGCCGGCGAACTGATCCAGCACATCCACGTGCGTCTCTGTCCGCAGCAGCATCTGGTGCTCGTGCTGGCCGTGGAGGTCGATCAGCTGGCTGGCGACTTCGCGGACGACGTTTAGCGGCGCCGGCGTGTCGTTCACGAACGCGCGGCTCTGGGCGGCGGAGATCTCGCGGCGGAGGATGATCTGATCCGCGGGGTCGAGGTCGTTTTCCTCCAGCAGTTTCCGAATCCGGCCCGAGCCCGTGTTGTCGAACAGGCCCTCGATGATCGCCTTCTTCGCGTCCGTCCGGATCACCTCCAGCGAGGCCCGCTCGCCGAGGATCATCTTCAGCGCCCCCATCAGAATCGACTTGCCGGCCCCTGTCTCCCCCGTGATGATGTTCAGGCCGCTTTCAAATTCCACGGTGAGCTCTTCGATCAACGCATAGTCGCGGATGTAGAGGGAGCGGAGCATGCTAAGGCAAAAGGCAAAATGGAAAAGGCAAAAGGCGAAATGGAAAAGGCAAAATGGAAAAGGCAAAAGGCAAAATGGAAAAGGCAAAAGGCAAAATGGAAAAGGCAAAAGGCGAAACGGGGGAATGGCTTATCATTCAATCCCAGTGTTCGCTGCGCGTTCGTTTCACGAGCCCAGAGGAATCTACAGCTTTTTTTTAGATGTGCATACTATATGTCTGAGTCGATGCGTGAACGTCAAAGACCCCTCCCCTTACTTCCCTAGACGCGAATCACACACCCGGCATACCCTCCATGCCCGCAGCATCGCACCCATTTTACCTTTTTCATTTTACCTTTTACCTTCACTTCCCATGGCAGTGCTTGTACTTTTTGCCGCTGCCGCAGGGGCAGGGATCGTTGCGGCCGGTTTTTTCGCCCACGACGACGCTCTGGGGTCCGGCGGTGGGGTCGCGGTCGGCGGCGGAAGGCTCCTTTCCGCCAACCCCGTAGGACGGTGAATCGGTGGGCTGACTGGCCTGGGCGCGTTTCGGGTCGAGCCGCTGTTGAGCCGGGCGGGCGGTCCGCCGCGGCGCGGCGGCGTTGTTGACGAGTGGGCCGGCTCGGAAGACGAACGACACGACGTCCTGGTTGATGGTATTCATCATCTCCCCGAACAGCCGGAAGGCCTCGATCTTATACTCGACGAGCGGGTCGCGTTGGCCGTAGGCGCGCAGGCCGATGCCTTCCTTGACCTCGTCGAGGCCGCGGAGGTGCTCCGTCCAGTGTTCGTCGATGAACACGAGGAGGGCGACGCGTTCGAGGGCGTTGTTGATCGCGTGGCCCTGGGACTCGGCGGCGTCGGTCACGCGAACGGTGACGCGCATGAGCCGGCGGCCGTCGGTGAAGTCGACGAAGATCCGCTCCGGTTTCTGCTCGGCGTCGCTTTCAAGCAACCGCGTCATGCTGTCGGCGAACGGGCGGGCGAGGGCTTCGCGTTTCCGGGTGTAGTACTCGGTGGCGGCGGCCATCACCTTGTCCGTCACCCCGTCTTCGCCGAGCCGGGCGAAGGTCTCCTGGTCGATGTCGAAGTCCAGGGCGAGGACACGCAGCAATTCTTCGCGCAGGCCGGCGAGGTCGCCCTCGGCGTATCGGGCGGGGACGATGTCGCGGACGAGCTTCTCCAGCATCTCCATGATGTCCCCGCGCATGAAGTCGCCATGGATGGCGTTGATGCGGCGGGTGTAGACGACCTGACGCTGGGCGTTGAGCACGTCGTCGTATTCGAGCTGGCGCTTGCGGATGCCGAAGTTGTTTTGTTCGACCTTTTTCTGGGCGCGTTCGATGCTTTTGTTTACCCACGGATGGGTGATCACGGCGCCTTCTTCCAGATTGAGCCGATCCATCACCCGCGCGACGCGGTCGCTCTTGAAAAGGCTCATCAGGTTGTCTTCCAGCGAAATGTAGAACTGGCTCTCGCCGGGGTCCCCCTGCCGGCCCGCGCGGCCGCGTAGCTGGAGGTCGATACGCCGGCTCTCGTGGCGCTCGGTGCCGATGATCGCGAGGCCGCCGAGTTCACGCACGCCGGCGGCGAGTTTGATGTCGGTGCCGCGGCCGGCCATGTTGGTGGCGATGGTGACGGCGCCCCGCTCGCCGGCTTCGGCGACGATGAGCGCTTCCTGCAGCGCGCGGTCCCTCCGGGCGTTGAGCACGTTGTGTTTGATCTTGCTCCGCGTCAGCATGCGGCTGAGCGTCTCCGAGACTTCCACCGTTGTCGTGCCCACCAGCACGGGCTGCCCCTTCTGGTTGTACTCGGTGATCTTTTCGATCACGGCGTTGAACTTCTCGCGCCGCGTCTTGAACACGAGGTCGTCCAGGTCCTTACGTGTGACCGGTTTGTTCGTGGGGATGACGACGACATCGATCTTGTAGATCTTGAAGAACTCCTCCGCCTCCGTCACAGCCGTGCCCGTCATGCCGGAGAGCTTGTGGTACATGCGGAAGTAGTTCTGGAGGGTGATGGTGGCGTACGTCTGGGTCGCCGCCTGCACCTTCACGTTTTCCTTCGCTTCGATCGCCTGGTGGAGTCCGTCGGAGTAGCGCCGGCCGGACAATACGCGGCCGGTGTGTTCGTCGACGATCATCACCTTGTCTTCCTGGACGATATAGTTGATGTCCTTCTCAAACAGGGTGTAGGCCTTCAGCAGTTGTTCGATGGCGTGGAGTCGCTCGGCGCGGTCCGAGTAGGTGGTATAGAGTGTGCGCTTTTTTTCCGCCAGTTCACTGCCCAGCAGCCGGAGGTCGTTCTCCAGTTTGTGCTGGCGCTTTTCTGGCGTGAGATCGTCCATCTTCCGGATGCTTTCTTCGAGGGCCTTCACGGCGTCGGCGTGCGCCTTTTCCATGAGCGCCGTCTCTTCCCCGATGTCGGGGAGGACGAAGAGGTTCACGTCCTGATTGGAGGCTTTGGCCGTGTAGACGCGGCCTTTCTCCGTCATCTCGATGGCATGCTGTTTTTCGTCGAGCGCGTAAAACAGCTCTTCGTCGACAAATGGCATGTTCTTGGCGTTTTCCTGCAGGTAGAAGAACTCGGTCTTCTGGCGGAGTTGCTCGACGCCGGGCTCGTTGATGAGCTTGACGAGGCGGTTGTTTTTGCGGAAGCCGCGGTGGGCGCGGAGGAGGGCGAGGCCGGCGGTATCTTCGTATTCGTTGGCCTTCTTGTTCTCGCCCGCGGCGCGCGCTTCATCGCGCATTTTGAGCATCTTCTCGGCCTCGGCGACGAAGCCGGCGACGAGTTTCTGCTGGGCTTTCACGAGCTGGTCGACCGGCGGCTTGAGTTCGTCGAAGCGCGAGTCGTTGGCCTGGGGAACCGGGCCGGAGATAATGAGCGGCGTGCGGGCCTCGTCGATGAGGACGGAGTCCACCTCGTCGACGATCGCGAAGAAGTGCTCACGCTGCACGAGATGATCGGCCTCGGTGACGAACGAGTGGTCTCGCAGGTAATCGAACCCGTACTCGTTGTTGGTGCCGTAGGTGATGTCCACCCGATAGGCGGCCCGCCGGGCTTCGGTGTGGGGCTCATGGCGGTCGATCACCGCCGTTGTGAGACCCAGAAAGTGGAAAATCGGCCCCATCCACTCCTCGTCGCGCTGGGCGAGGTAGGGGTTGACGGTGACGAGGTGGACACCACGGCCGGCGAGGGCGTTGAGGTACACCGGGGCGACGGCTACGAGGGTCTTGCCTTCACCCGTCTTCATTTCGGCCACCCGCCCCTGGTGGAGCGCGATGCCGCCGATGAGCTGGACATCGTAGGGAACGATGTCCCAGTTCACTATGGAGCCGCCGGCTTTCCACGACTGCCCGACGAGGCGCTCGCAGGCGCTCTTCACCACGGCGAAGGCTTCAGGCAACAATTCTTCCAGCACATCCTCCACGGTATCCAGCCACTGCTGATCGATGGCGTCCAGCTCTTCCGAAAGACGTCCGCTTTCCTCGATCGACAGTTCCGACGGCTGCCCGTCGCCGCTGGCGGCTTGCTCGGATAGGCCCGTTCGCAACTCGTGCCGGATCTCGTCCCGCCGCGCCTCGATATCCGCGACCGCCTCGTGGATGCGCGCCTTGAACTCGCCCGTCTTGGCCTTCAGTTCGTCATCCGAGAGGGTCTTGCACTTCGCGTACCAGTCGTTGATTTCCCCAACGGTCGGCCACAGTTTCTTGAGGTCGCGTTCGTTCGAGTCGCCGCCGAAAAGCTTCTGGATAAACTTGATCATGGAAAGGACTCATGCAATGCGTGATGAACCGGCGCGCGCATGGCGCTGGCTCCATCCGAACGCGCTCGGGTAGCGAGTTGATCCGATCGCCGCCCGCC
Protein-coding regions in this window:
- the recN gene encoding DNA repair protein RecN; translation: MLRSLYIRDYALIEELTVEFESGLNIITGETGAGKSILMGALKMILGERASLEVIRTDAKKAIIEGLFDNTGSGRIRKLLEENDLDPADQIILRREISAAQSRAFVNDTPAPLNVVREVASQLIDLHGQHEHQMLLRTETHVDVLDQFAGLGDLLARYQAQHGDTATLVRELDTLVAQERDLRQQKELYEFQIEEIDAIGPEEGEEDALEGEERILANAERLYEATIQLYDLLYESDNAVNDHLVRVRNELQDLARIDAGLEESAREAESAQIVVAELAHFLQDYNARIEFNPERLAFIRSRLGDIETLKRRYGGTLESVLAHRKDIGARYELAVNFEGAIGVLKEKIAERQAQLSDTARRLSRKRREGGDRVVKAIVAELGRLGMPHSRFEVRFTQAPSSAGWITDEAGQRVQAYPNGMDQVEFFISTNPGESLKPLARVASGGEISRIMLGLKTILAKSERLPILVFDEIDAGISGTIANKVGESMRDLGQYHQIIAITHLAQIAAMGDVHYRVAKHVENGRTHSTITRLPDAERVRQVASLISGAEITDAALQSARELMAAGRRVERAA
- the secA gene encoding preprotein translocase subunit SecA, whose product is MIKFIQKLFGGDSNERDLKKLWPTVGEINDWYAKCKTLSDDELKAKTGEFKARIHEAVADIEARRDEIRHELRTGLSEQAASGDGQPSELSIEESGRLSEELDAIDQQWLDTVEDVLEELLPEAFAVVKSACERLVGQSWKAGGSIVNWDIVPYDVQLIGGIALHQGRVAEMKTGEGKTLVAVAPVYLNALAGRGVHLVTVNPYLAQRDEEWMGPIFHFLGLTTAVIDRHEPHTEARRAAYRVDITYGTNNEYGFDYLRDHSFVTEADHLVQREHFFAIVDEVDSVLIDEARTPLIISGPVPQANDSRFDELKPPVDQLVKAQQKLVAGFVAEAEKMLKMRDEARAAGENKKANEYEDTAGLALLRAHRGFRKNNRLVKLINEPGVEQLRQKTEFFYLQENAKNMPFVDEELFYALDEKQHAIEMTEKGRVYTAKASNQDVNLFVLPDIGEETALMEKAHADAVKALEESIRKMDDLTPEKRQHKLENDLRLLGSELAEKKRTLYTTYSDRAERLHAIEQLLKAYTLFEKDINYIVQEDKVMIVDEHTGRVLSGRRYSDGLHQAIEAKENVKVQAATQTYATITLQNYFRMYHKLSGMTGTAVTEAEEFFKIYKIDVVVIPTNKPVTRKDLDDLVFKTRREKFNAVIEKITEYNQKGQPVLVGTTTVEVSETLSRMLTRSKIKHNVLNARRDRALQEALIVAEAGERGAVTIATNMAGRGTDIKLAAGVRELGGLAIIGTERHESRRIDLQLRGRAGRQGDPGESQFYISLEDNLMSLFKSDRVARVMDRLNLEEGAVITHPWVNKSIERAQKKVEQNNFGIRKRQLEYDDVLNAQRQVVYTRRINAIHGDFMRGDIMEMLEKLVRDIVPARYAEGDLAGLREELLRVLALDFDIDQETFARLGEDGVTDKVMAAATEYYTRKREALARPFADSMTRLLESDAEQKPERIFVDFTDGRRLMRVTVRVTDAAESQGHAINNALERVALLVFIDEHWTEHLRGLDEVKEGIGLRAYGQRDPLVEYKIEAFRLFGEMMNTINQDVVSFVFRAGPLVNNAAAPRRTARPAQQRLDPKRAQASQPTDSPSYGVGGKEPSAADRDPTAGPQSVVVGEKTGRNDPCPCGSGKKYKHCHGK